A section of the Streptomyces sp. NBC_00178 genome encodes:
- a CDS encoding sterol desaturase family protein, whose translation MEPNLPDVVLWSIPAFVLLTVLEMVSYRLHPDDDAAGYDAKDAATSITMGLGSLVFDLLWKIPVVAIYAALYELTPLRVPVLWWTVLLMLLAQDFFYYWSHRGHHVIRLLWACHVVHHSSRKFNLSTALRQPWTSLTSWPFYLPLIALGVHPAALAFCSSANLVYQFWVHTERIDKLPRPFEYVLNTPSHHRVHHASQGGYLDRNFGGILIVWDRLFGSFAAETERPVFGLTKNIATHNPFRVATHEYAAIARDVRAAATWGERAGRVFRGPGWQPSRAAAAPAPAPAPAPVQPRPATEHTG comes from the coding sequence ATGGAGCCGAACCTGCCCGATGTCGTGCTGTGGTCCATCCCGGCCTTCGTCCTGCTCACCGTCCTCGAAATGGTGTCCTACCGGCTGCACCCGGACGACGACGCCGCCGGGTACGACGCCAAGGACGCCGCCACCAGCATCACCATGGGACTGGGCAGTCTGGTCTTCGACCTGCTGTGGAAGATACCCGTCGTCGCGATCTACGCGGCCCTGTACGAACTGACGCCGCTGCGCGTCCCCGTGCTGTGGTGGACGGTCCTGCTGATGCTGCTCGCGCAGGACTTCTTCTACTACTGGTCCCACCGCGGCCACCACGTCATCCGGCTCCTGTGGGCCTGCCACGTGGTCCACCACTCCAGCCGGAAGTTCAACCTCAGCACGGCCCTGCGCCAGCCGTGGACCTCGCTCACCTCCTGGCCGTTCTACCTCCCGCTCATCGCCCTCGGCGTCCACCCGGCCGCGCTCGCCTTCTGCTCCTCGGCGAACCTCGTCTACCAGTTCTGGGTGCACACCGAGCGGATCGACAAGCTGCCCCGGCCCTTCGAGTACGTGCTCAACACCCCCTCCCACCACCGGGTGCACCACGCCTCGCAGGGCGGATACCTCGACCGTAACTTCGGCGGGATCCTCATCGTCTGGGACCGCCTCTTCGGCTCCTTCGCCGCGGAGACCGAGCGGCCCGTCTTCGGCCTGACCAAGAACATCGCCACGCACAACCCGTTCCGCGTCGCCACCCACGAGTACGCCGCGATCGCCCGCGACGTGCGCGCGGCCGCAACCTGGGGCGAACGGGCGGGCCGCGTCTTCCGGGGACCGGGCTGGCAGCCCTCGCGGGCCGCCGCCGCGCCCGCGCCCGCCCCCGCCCCCGCGCCCGTGCAGCCCCGCCCCGCCACCGAGCACACCGGATGA
- a CDS encoding DUF3099 domain-containing protein encodes MRKQSGAEVFRITGARQSLADDVRGRQRRYIISMSVRTLSVVLAATLWNVERHVAVVALALGVLLPYVAVVIANAGRENAPSLPTTFVPAPMRPAIGDSRAAGGTEPFTAPAGEPGPAGRAGDARAAD; translated from the coding sequence ATGCGGAAGCAGAGCGGCGCGGAGGTCTTCCGTATCACGGGCGCCCGGCAGTCACTGGCCGACGACGTGCGCGGCAGGCAGCGGCGCTACATCATCTCGATGTCCGTCCGCACCCTTTCGGTGGTGCTGGCCGCGACCCTGTGGAACGTGGAGAGGCATGTGGCGGTGGTGGCGCTCGCCCTGGGCGTCCTGCTGCCGTACGTCGCGGTCGTCATCGCCAACGCGGGCCGGGAGAACGCCCCTTCGCTCCCGACGACGTTCGTTCCCGCGCCGATGCGGCCGGCGATCGGGGACTCCCGCGCCGCGGGTGGTACGGAGCCCTTCACAGCGCCGGCCGGGGAGCCGGGACCGGCCGGACGTGCCGGGGACGCCCGCGCGGCGGACTGA
- a CDS encoding VIT1/CCC1 transporter family protein, giving the protein MTDTQAQAHEEPHSGGLGTRLNWLRAAVLGANDGVVSTAGLVVGVAGATASRSALLTAGLAGLLAGSMSMAAGEYVSVSTQRDSEKAALETEKRELEETPEAELAELAGLLEEKGLSARLAREAAVQLTRRDALRAHAEVELGIDPDELTNPWHAAGASFLAFTVGAMLPLLAMVLPPASVRLPVTVLSVLAALALTGWWSARLGEAAAGRAVLRNMAGGAVAMAVTYGAGALLGAAGV; this is encoded by the coding sequence ATGACGGACACGCAGGCGCAGGCGCACGAGGAACCCCACTCCGGCGGGCTCGGCACCCGGCTGAACTGGCTGCGGGCCGCGGTGCTGGGCGCCAACGACGGCGTGGTCTCGACCGCCGGCCTCGTCGTCGGGGTCGCCGGCGCGACCGCGAGCCGGTCCGCGCTCCTGACGGCCGGACTCGCCGGGCTCCTCGCGGGCTCCATGTCGATGGCCGCGGGCGAGTACGTCTCGGTGTCCACCCAGCGCGACTCGGAGAAGGCCGCCCTGGAGACCGAGAAGCGGGAGCTGGAGGAGACCCCGGAGGCCGAGCTCGCCGAACTGGCCGGACTGCTGGAGGAGAAGGGGCTGAGCGCGCGCCTAGCCCGGGAGGCAGCCGTCCAGCTCACGCGGCGCGACGCGCTGCGCGCCCACGCCGAGGTCGAGCTCGGCATCGACCCGGACGAGCTGACGAACCCCTGGCACGCGGCGGGAGCGAGCTTCCTCGCCTTCACGGTGGGAGCGATGCTCCCGCTGCTGGCGATGGTGCTGCCGCCCGCCTCGGTGCGGCTCCCCGTCACGGTGCTGTCCGTGCTCGCCGCGCTGGCCCTCACCGGCTGGTGGAGTGCCCGGCTGGGGGAGGCGGCAGCCGGACGCGCGGTGCTGCGCAACATGGCCGGGGGAGCGGTGGCCATGGCGGTGACGTACGGGGCGGGTGCCCTGCTGGGGGCCGCCGGAGTGTAG
- a CDS encoding solute symporter family protein gives MSAAYDSHAVIQLAASSTAEHRPLIITLFAVFVAATLAITVWAGRQTKSASDFYAGGRQFTAFQNGLAVSGDYMSAASFLGIAGAIALFGYDGFLYSIGFLVAWLVALLLVAEPLRNSGRYTMGDVLAYRMRQRPVRTAAGTSTIVVSIFYLLAQMAGAGVLVSLLLGITSDAGKVLIVALVGVLMILYVTIGGMKGTTWVQMVKAVLLIAGALLMTFLVLWKFDFNVSDLLGTAAEKSGHGAAFLEPGLKYGSTDVSKLDFISLGLALVLGTAGLPHILIRFYTVPTAKAARKSVNWAIGIIGSFYLMTIALGFGAAALIGPDEIKAKNPAGNAAAPQLAEYLGGVGTTWGAILLAVISAVAFATILAVVAGLTLASSSSFAHDIYANVIRKGTATEKEEMRAAKWATVAIGVVSIALGALARDLNVAGLVALAFAVAASANLPTILYSLFWKRFTTQGALWSIYGGLASSVLLVLFSPVVSGKATSMFPDADFAWFPLENPGLISIPLGFLLGWLGSVLSKEEPDKGKYAELEVKSLTGTGAH, from the coding sequence ATGAGCGCCGCGTACGACTCGCACGCCGTCATCCAGCTCGCCGCCTCGTCGACCGCCGAACACCGGCCGCTGATCATCACCCTCTTCGCGGTCTTCGTCGCCGCGACCCTGGCCATCACCGTCTGGGCCGGCCGCCAGACCAAGAGCGCGTCCGACTTCTACGCGGGCGGGCGCCAGTTCACCGCCTTCCAGAACGGTCTCGCGGTCTCCGGCGACTACATGTCGGCCGCGAGCTTCCTCGGCATCGCCGGAGCGATCGCCCTCTTCGGATACGACGGCTTCCTCTACTCCATCGGCTTCCTCGTGGCCTGGCTCGTCGCGCTGCTGCTCGTCGCCGAGCCGCTGCGGAACTCCGGCCGCTACACCATGGGCGACGTCCTCGCCTACCGCATGCGCCAGCGCCCGGTGCGCACCGCCGCCGGTACCTCCACCATCGTCGTGTCGATCTTCTACCTGCTCGCCCAGATGGCCGGCGCGGGCGTCCTGGTGTCCCTGCTGCTCGGCATCACGAGCGACGCGGGCAAGGTCCTCATCGTCGCTCTGGTCGGCGTGCTGATGATCCTCTACGTCACCATCGGCGGCATGAAGGGCACGACCTGGGTCCAGATGGTCAAGGCCGTGCTGCTCATCGCGGGTGCGCTGCTCATGACCTTCCTGGTGCTGTGGAAGTTCGACTTCAACGTGTCCGACCTGCTCGGCACCGCCGCGGAGAAGAGCGGCCACGGAGCCGCGTTCCTGGAACCGGGCCTCAAGTACGGCAGCACCGACGTCTCGAAGCTGGACTTCATCTCGCTCGGCCTCGCCCTGGTCCTCGGCACCGCGGGCCTGCCGCACATCCTCATCCGCTTCTACACCGTGCCGACCGCCAAGGCCGCCCGCAAGTCCGTCAACTGGGCCATCGGGATCATCGGCTCCTTCTACCTGATGACCATCGCGCTCGGCTTCGGCGCGGCGGCGCTGATCGGGCCGGACGAGATCAAGGCCAAGAACCCGGCGGGCAACGCCGCGGCACCCCAGCTGGCCGAATACCTCGGCGGCGTCGGAACCACCTGGGGTGCGATCCTGCTGGCCGTCATCTCGGCCGTCGCCTTCGCCACGATCCTCGCCGTCGTCGCGGGACTCACCCTCGCCTCCTCGTCGTCGTTCGCCCACGACATCTACGCCAACGTCATCCGCAAGGGGACCGCCACCGAGAAGGAGGAGATGCGCGCCGCCAAGTGGGCCACCGTCGCGATCGGCGTCGTCTCCATCGCACTCGGCGCGCTCGCCCGCGACCTGAACGTCGCGGGACTCGTCGCCCTGGCCTTCGCCGTCGCAGCCTCGGCCAACCTGCCGACGATCCTCTACAGCCTCTTCTGGAAGCGCTTCACCACCCAGGGAGCCCTCTGGTCGATCTACGGCGGCCTCGCCTCGTCCGTCCTGCTCGTGCTCTTCTCGCCGGTCGTCTCCGGCAAGGCCACCTCGATGTTCCCGGACGCCGACTTCGCCTGGTTCCCGCTGGAGAACCCGGGCCTCATCTCCATCCCGCTGGGCTTCCTACTCGGCTGGCTGGGCTCCGTCCTCTCCAAGGAGGAGCCGGACAAGGGCAAGTACGCGGAACTCGAGGTCAAGTCCCTCACCGGCACCGGCGCCCACTGA
- the tyrS gene encoding tyrosine--tRNA ligase, with product MTDIVDELKWRGLFAQSTDEDALRKALADGPVTFYCGFDPTAASLHVGHLVQVLTMRRLQQAGLKPLALVGGATGQIGDPRPTAERTLNDPETIAAWVQRLRGQIEPFLTFDGPNAATMVNNLDWTAGLSAIEFLRDIGKHFRVNKMLTKDSVARRLESQEGISYTEFSYQLLQGMDYLELYRRYGCTLQQGGSDQWGNLTAGIDLIHRLEPGAAVHALATPLMVKADGTKFGKSESGAVWLDPEMTTPYAFYQFWLNVDDRDISTYMRILSFKSREELEELEKLTEERPQARSAQRSLAEELTTLVHGGAQCAAVIAASKALFGQGDLGELDEATLSAALSEVPHARVAELGPVVDLLVEVGLSASKSAARRTVKEGGAYVNNAKVTDGESPPAVSELLHGRWLVLRRGKKNLAAVEVTSG from the coding sequence GTGACGGACATCGTCGACGAGCTGAAGTGGCGCGGGCTGTTCGCCCAGTCCACCGACGAGGACGCATTGCGCAAGGCTCTCGCGGACGGCCCGGTCACGTTCTATTGCGGGTTCGACCCGACCGCGGCGAGTCTCCACGTCGGCCACCTGGTGCAGGTGCTCACCATGCGCCGGCTCCAGCAGGCGGGCCTGAAGCCGCTCGCCCTGGTCGGCGGGGCGACGGGCCAGATCGGTGACCCGCGCCCGACGGCCGAGCGCACGCTGAACGACCCGGAGACCATCGCCGCGTGGGTCCAGCGGCTGCGCGGGCAGATCGAGCCCTTCCTGACCTTCGACGGTCCGAACGCCGCGACGATGGTGAACAACCTCGACTGGACCGCGGGGCTCTCCGCGATCGAGTTCCTGCGGGACATCGGCAAGCACTTCCGGGTCAACAAGATGCTCACCAAGGACTCGGTGGCCCGCCGCCTGGAGTCCCAGGAGGGCATCAGCTACACGGAGTTCAGCTACCAGCTGCTCCAGGGCATGGACTACCTGGAGCTGTACCGGCGCTACGGCTGCACGCTCCAGCAGGGCGGCAGCGACCAGTGGGGCAACCTCACGGCGGGCATCGACCTGATCCACCGCCTGGAGCCGGGTGCCGCCGTGCACGCGCTGGCGACGCCGCTGATGGTGAAGGCCGACGGCACCAAGTTCGGCAAGTCCGAGAGCGGGGCCGTCTGGCTCGACCCGGAGATGACGACGCCGTACGCGTTCTACCAGTTCTGGCTGAATGTGGACGACCGGGACATCTCGACCTACATGCGCATCCTCAGCTTCAAGAGCCGCGAGGAGCTCGAGGAGCTGGAGAAGCTCACCGAGGAGCGTCCGCAGGCACGCTCGGCCCAGCGGTCGCTGGCCGAGGAGCTGACGACGCTGGTGCACGGCGGCGCCCAGTGCGCCGCGGTCATCGCCGCGTCGAAGGCGCTGTTCGGGCAGGGCGATCTGGGTGAGCTGGACGAGGCGACGCTGAGTGCCGCCCTGTCCGAGGTGCCGCACGCCAGGGTCGCCGAGCTCGGCCCCGTGGTGGACCTCCTGGTCGAGGTCGGGCTGTCCGCGAGCAAGTCGGCCGCCCGCCGCACCGTCAAGGAGGGCGGGGCCTACGTGAACAACGCGAAGGTCACGGACGGCGAGAGCCCCCCGGCGGTCTCCGAGCTGCTGCACGGCCGGTGGCTGGTGCTGCGCCGCGGCAAGAAGAACCTGGCGGCCGTCGAGGTCACGAGCGGCTGA
- a CDS encoding S8 family peptidase, translating to MAHLASRRTRVLTLPVGLALTASLGFLPTGTAAAAPADGPAAAVPADGPQLSYVVNTRAGHGTVKQVRKAISKAGGAVVTSYDRIGVIVVHSKNPDFGATIRKARGVQSAGATRTNPIVPQATKDIGVEQPLTAAQARSAAGKAAAGQDPLEPLQWDLPAIKADKAHQKSLGSSKVTVAVIDTGVDDTHPDLAPNFDRKASVNCVSGAPDTTDGAWRPAAGESDHGTHVAGTIAAAKNGVGVTGVAPGVKVSGIKVSTPAGFFYTEAVVCGFVWAAEHGVDVTNNSYYTDPWLFNCKNDPDQGALVEAVTRATRYAERKGVVNVAAAGNSDHDLALDAIEDTTSPNDTTTVTRTVDPSECPDIPTMLPGVVTVSATGAKGLKASYSNYGLGVIDVAAPGGDSTVYQTPAPPATSGLILSTLPGGKFGYKAGTSMASPHVAGVAALIKSTHPYASAGVVKALLTHQADDTACGAPYDINGDGTVDAVCEGGTRYNGFYGAGVVDALDAVRR from the coding sequence ATGGCTCATCTGGCATCCAGACGGACACGCGTCCTCACGCTGCCCGTCGGACTCGCGCTCACGGCCTCCCTCGGCTTCCTCCCGACGGGGACCGCGGCCGCGGCACCCGCGGACGGGCCGGCGGCGGCGGTTCCGGCGGACGGCCCCCAGCTGTCGTACGTCGTGAACACACGAGCGGGTCACGGCACCGTCAAGCAGGTGCGCAAGGCGATATCCAAGGCCGGCGGGGCGGTCGTGACGTCGTACGACCGCATAGGCGTCATCGTCGTCCACTCGAAGAACCCGGACTTCGGCGCGACGATCCGCAAGGCCAGGGGCGTCCAGTCCGCGGGCGCCACGCGCACCAACCCGATCGTCCCGCAGGCGACGAAGGACATCGGGGTCGAGCAGCCCCTCACCGCCGCGCAGGCGCGTTCCGCCGCCGGGAAGGCCGCCGCGGGCCAGGACCCGCTCGAACCGCTGCAGTGGGACCTGCCCGCCATCAAGGCGGACAAGGCACACCAGAAGTCGCTCGGCAGCAGCAAGGTCACGGTCGCCGTGATCGACACGGGTGTGGACGACACGCACCCGGACCTGGCCCCGAACTTCGACCGCAAGGCCTCGGTGAACTGTGTGTCCGGCGCTCCGGACACCACGGACGGCGCCTGGCGGCCCGCGGCCGGCGAGAGCGACCACGGCACGCACGTCGCCGGCACCATAGCCGCCGCGAAGAACGGCGTCGGCGTCACCGGCGTGGCGCCCGGGGTGAAGGTGTCCGGCATCAAGGTGTCCACCCCGGCGGGCTTCTTCTACACCGAGGCCGTCGTCTGCGGCTTCGTGTGGGCCGCCGAGCACGGCGTGGACGTCACCAACAACAGCTATTACACCGACCCGTGGCTGTTCAACTGCAAGAACGACCCGGACCAGGGCGCCCTGGTCGAGGCGGTCACCCGCGCGACGCGTTACGCGGAGCGCAAGGGCGTCGTCAACGTCGCGGCAGCCGGCAACTCCGACCACGACCTGGCCCTCGACGCCATCGAGGACACCACGAGCCCCAACGACACGACGACGGTCACCCGTACGGTCGACCCGAGCGAGTGCCCGGACATCCCGACCATGCTCCCCGGCGTCGTGACGGTCTCCGCGACCGGCGCGAAGGGCCTCAAGGCCTCGTACTCGAACTACGGCCTCGGCGTCATCGACGTCGCCGCGCCCGGCGGCGACTCGACCGTCTACCAGACCCCGGCGCCGCCGGCCACCAGCGGCCTGATCCTCTCGACGCTGCCCGGCGGCAAGTTCGGCTACAAGGCGGGGACGTCCATGGCCTCCCCGCACGTGGCCGGTGTCGCGGCGCTGATCAAGTCGACCCACCCGTACGCCTCGGCGGGCGTGGTGAAGGCGCTCCTGACGCACCAGGCCGACGACACCGCCTGCGGAGCCCCGTACGACATCAACGGTGACGGCACCGTCGACGCCGTCTGCGAGGGCGGCACGCGCTACAACGGCTTCTACGGCGCCGGTGTCGTGGACGCGCTGGACGCGGTCCGCAGGTAG
- a CDS encoding lysoplasmalogenase has product MTRGAGASRLARPLLIAFPAVAAVHLAGLLTGIQAAHVATKPLLVLLLAGYAAARGGSRLLIAALLCGWAGDVLLMLDADAAFLAGMGFFAVGHVCYLVLFGRAPVRPVTGLVYAVVLVAFVAVLWPGLPAGLRIPLTGYSLLLTAMAWRAGALGRHAAAGGALFLLSDALIATGLADLPQLPAHNFVIMLTYIAAQYLLTRGALGPDEDSTGAAPGAYREGGIRI; this is encoded by the coding sequence ATGACCCGCGGCGCCGGTGCGTCCCGGCTCGCACGTCCGCTCCTCATCGCCTTCCCCGCCGTGGCGGCGGTCCACCTCGCCGGACTCCTCACCGGGATCCAGGCCGCCCACGTGGCCACCAAACCGCTGCTGGTGCTCCTGCTCGCCGGCTACGCCGCCGCCCGCGGCGGATCCCGCCTGCTGATCGCCGCGCTGCTGTGCGGCTGGGCGGGCGACGTGCTGCTCATGCTCGACGCGGACGCCGCGTTCCTCGCCGGGATGGGCTTCTTCGCCGTGGGCCACGTCTGCTACCTCGTGCTCTTCGGGCGCGCCCCCGTACGCCCGGTCACCGGCCTCGTGTACGCCGTCGTGCTCGTCGCCTTCGTCGCCGTCCTGTGGCCCGGACTCCCGGCAGGGCTGCGGATCCCGCTGACCGGCTACAGCCTGCTGCTCACGGCCATGGCCTGGCGGGCGGGCGCCCTCGGGCGGCACGCGGCGGCCGGTGGCGCCCTCTTCCTGCTCTCGGACGCGCTCATCGCCACCGGCCTCGCGGACCTGCCGCAGCTCCCCGCGCACAACTTCGTGATCATGCTGACCTACATCGCGGCGCAGTACCTGCTCACCAGGGGAGCGCTCGGTCCGGACGAGGATTCCACCGGCGCCGCCCCCGGGGCGTACCGTGAGGGTGGTATCAGAATCTGA
- the moaA gene encoding GTP 3',8-cyclase MoaA, translating into MLVDTYGRVATDLRVSLTDKCNLRCTYCMPEEGLQWLSKTELLSDDEIVRLIRIAVTTLGITEVRFTGGEPLLRPGLVSIVEQCAALEPRPRMSLTTNGIGLKRTAAALKAAGLDRVNVSLDTLRPDVFKTLTRRDRHQDVLDGLRAARDAGLTPVKVNSVLMPGLNDDEAPELLAWAVENAYELRFIEQMPLDAQHGWKRDGMITAGDILASLRTRFNLTAEGQDERGSAPAERWTVDGGPHRVGVIASVTRPFCAACDRTRLTADGQVRTCLFAREETDLRGALRSDAPDEEIARIWRLAMWGKKAGSGLDDPTFLQPDRPMSAIGG; encoded by the coding sequence GTGCTCGTCGACACCTACGGCAGGGTCGCCACCGACCTGCGCGTGTCACTGACCGACAAGTGCAATCTGCGCTGCACCTACTGCATGCCCGAGGAAGGCCTGCAGTGGCTCTCCAAGACGGAGCTGCTCAGCGACGACGAGATCGTCCGGCTCATCCGCATCGCCGTCACGACGCTCGGCATCACGGAGGTCCGCTTCACCGGCGGCGAGCCGCTGCTGCGCCCCGGACTCGTCTCCATCGTCGAGCAGTGCGCCGCGCTGGAGCCCCGCCCCAGGATGTCGCTCACGACCAACGGCATCGGGCTGAAGCGCACCGCCGCCGCGCTGAAGGCGGCGGGCCTGGACCGGGTCAACGTGTCCCTGGACACGCTGCGGCCCGACGTCTTCAAGACGCTGACCCGCCGCGACCGCCACCAGGACGTGCTCGACGGACTCCGGGCCGCCCGGGACGCGGGCCTCACCCCGGTCAAGGTCAACTCCGTCCTCATGCCGGGACTCAACGACGACGAGGCCCCCGAGCTGCTCGCCTGGGCCGTGGAGAACGCCTACGAACTCCGCTTCATCGAGCAGATGCCGCTCGACGCCCAGCACGGGTGGAAGCGCGACGGGATGATCACGGCCGGCGACATCCTCGCCTCGCTGCGCACGCGCTTCAACCTCACCGCCGAGGGCCAGGACGAGCGGGGATCCGCCCCCGCCGAGCGCTGGACCGTCGACGGCGGCCCGCACCGCGTCGGGGTGATCGCCTCCGTGACCAGGCCGTTCTGCGCCGCCTGCGACCGCACGCGGCTCACCGCCGACGGGCAGGTCCGCACCTGCCTCTTCGCCCGCGAGGAGACCGACCTGCGCGGCGCGCTGCGCTCCGACGCCCCGGACGAGGAGATCGCCCGTATCTGGCGGCTCGCGATGTGGGGCAAGAAGGCGGGCTCCGGACTCGACGATCCCACGTTCCTGCAGCCGGACCGCCCGATGTCAGCCATCGGCGGCTGA
- a CDS encoding DUF485 domain-containing protein, giving the protein MATEAPPPQGRKDDGPVQPTTEAFLEAQNSAEFAALRRSHRSFAFPLTVGFIAWYLLYVLLSSYAGDFMGTIVFANFNVAFVFGLAQFATTFLIAWFYSRHATNKLDPQAAAIKSRMEADA; this is encoded by the coding sequence GTGGCCACCGAAGCACCGCCGCCCCAGGGCCGTAAGGACGACGGCCCCGTCCAGCCCACCACCGAGGCCTTCCTCGAGGCGCAGAACAGCGCGGAGTTCGCCGCCCTGCGCCGCTCCCACCGCTCCTTCGCCTTCCCGCTCACCGTCGGCTTCATCGCCTGGTACCTGCTGTACGTGCTGCTGTCCAGTTACGCCGGCGACTTCATGGGCACGATCGTCTTCGCCAACTTCAACGTGGCCTTCGTCTTCGGCCTCGCCCAGTTCGCCACCACGTTCCTCATCGCCTGGTTCTACTCCCGCCACGCCACGAACAAGCTCGACCCGCAGGCGGCGGCCATCAAGTCCCGTATGGAGGCCGACGCATGA
- a CDS encoding GlsB/YeaQ/YmgE family stress response membrane protein, with the protein MGWLWAIIVGLVLGVIARAILPGKQDIPLWLTVVFGILGSILGNAVATWIGVNDTKGIDWTRHVLQLIGAVAVVGVGDMLWQSIKGNRGRKQST; encoded by the coding sequence ATGGGCTGGCTGTGGGCGATCATCGTAGGTCTGGTGCTGGGGGTGATCGCTCGGGCGATCCTGCCCGGCAAGCAGGACATCCCGCTCTGGCTGACGGTCGTGTTCGGGATCCTCGGCAGCATCCTGGGCAACGCCGTCGCCACCTGGATCGGCGTCAACGACACCAAGGGCATCGACTGGACGCGGCACGTGCTCCAGCTGATCGGCGCGGTGGCCGTCGTCGGGGTGGGGGACATGCTCTGGCAGTCCATCAAGGGCAACCGCGGCAGGAAACAGAGCACCTGA
- a CDS encoding zinc-dependent alcohol dehydrogenase family protein produces the protein MRATVIHAAHDIRVEDVPDPAIQQPTDVVLRVLRACICGSDLWAYRGESAREPGQRIGHEFLGVVEEAGPDVSGFAVGDLVVAPFVWSDGTCTYCAEGLTTSCPQGGFWGSVGSDGGQGEAVRVPHADGTLVRLPAAAASDERLLTALLALSDVLGTGHHAALGAGVRPGSTVAVVGDGAVGLCGVMAAKRLGAERIIALGRHTARTDIARAFGATDVVAERGEAALAAVRELTRGEGAHGVIEAVGTEQSMRTAIGIIRDGGSIGYVGVPHGSGTGVDLDAMFDRNIALRGGVAPVRAYIPELLPDLLDGTIDPSPVFDLTVGLDGVPGGYKAMDERTALKVLIKP, from the coding sequence ATGCGCGCCACCGTGATCCACGCCGCCCACGACATACGCGTCGAGGACGTGCCCGACCCCGCGATCCAGCAGCCCACCGACGTGGTGCTCCGGGTCCTGCGGGCCTGCATCTGCGGCAGTGACCTCTGGGCCTACCGCGGCGAATCCGCCCGTGAGCCCGGCCAGCGCATCGGCCACGAGTTCCTCGGCGTCGTCGAGGAGGCAGGCCCGGACGTCTCCGGCTTCGCCGTCGGCGACCTCGTCGTGGCGCCGTTCGTCTGGTCCGACGGCACCTGCACCTACTGCGCCGAAGGGCTCACGACCTCCTGCCCGCAGGGCGGGTTCTGGGGATCGGTGGGCTCCGACGGAGGCCAGGGCGAGGCGGTCAGGGTCCCGCACGCCGACGGCACCCTCGTGCGGCTCCCCGCCGCCGCCGCGTCCGACGAGCGGCTGCTCACCGCGCTCCTCGCGCTCTCGGACGTCCTGGGTACCGGGCACCACGCCGCGCTCGGCGCGGGTGTGCGCCCCGGCAGCACGGTCGCGGTCGTCGGTGACGGCGCGGTCGGCCTGTGCGGCGTCATGGCCGCCAAGCGGCTCGGCGCCGAGCGGATCATCGCTCTCGGCCGTCACACCGCCCGCACCGACATCGCCCGCGCGTTCGGTGCCACGGACGTCGTCGCCGAACGCGGCGAGGCGGCCCTCGCGGCCGTACGGGAGCTGACCCGGGGCGAGGGCGCCCACGGGGTGATCGAGGCCGTCGGCACCGAGCAGTCCATGCGCACGGCCATCGGCATCATCCGGGACGGCGGCTCCATCGGCTACGTCGGCGTCCCGCACGGCAGCGGCACCGGCGTCGACCTCGACGCCATGTTCGACCGGAACATCGCCCTGCGCGGCGGCGTCGCCCCCGTGCGCGCGTACATCCCGGAGCTGCTGCCCGACCTGCTCGACGGCACGATCGACCCCTCGCCCGTCTTCGACCTGACCGTCGGGCTCGACGGGGTGCCGGGCGGCTACAAGGCCATGGACGAGCGCACGGCGCTCAAGGTCCTCATCAAGCCGTAG